One segment of Anopheles stephensi strain Indian chromosome 3, UCI_ANSTEP_V1.0, whole genome shotgun sequence DNA contains the following:
- the LOC118513802 gene encoding ejaculatory bulb-specific protein 3-like encodes MKFFVVVALALVAAVAAQDKYTTKYDGVDLDEILKSDRLFNNYYKCLLDQGRCTPDGNELKRILPDALKTDCAKCSEKQKTGTEKVINYLIDNRKDQWENLQQKYDPENIYVNKYRDEAKKKGINL; translated from the coding sequence ATGAAGTTCTTCGTCGTTGTCGCTCTGGCCCTGGTTGCCGCCGTTGCCGCCCAGGACAAGTACACCACCAAGTACGATGGTGTCGATCTGGACGAGATCCTGAAGTCGGACCGTCTGTTCAACAACTACTACAAGTGTCTGCTGGATCAGGGCCGCTGCaccccggacggtaacgagcTGAAGCGCATCCTGCCGGACGCCCTCAAGACGGACTGTGCCAAGTGCAGCGAGAAGCAGAAGACCGGCACGGAGAAGGTGATCAACTATCTGATCGATAACCGCAAGGATCAGTGGGAGAACCTGCAGCAGAAGTACGACCCGGAGAACATCTACGTCAACAAGTACCGCGAtgaggccaagaagaagggCATCAACCTGTAA
- the LOC118513800 gene encoding ejaculatory bulb-specific protein 3-like — MAQHYQTLLVFAAAILVGASKAETYVTKYDNIDLEEIFNSKRLMDNYMNCLKDVGPCTPDGRELKDNLPDALMSDCAKCSEKQRVGSDKVIRFIITNRPDDFAILEQLYDPTGEYRRKYMQSDALADHVKHHQEEDNAGGSGDDGDIETVAAAHATDHNTVPSSQDHDHAEGQTDTE; from the exons ATGGCGCAGCACTATCAAACTCTTCTTGTCTTTGCCGCGGCAATCCTTGTCGGTGCGTCAAAGGCCGAAACCTACGTGACCAAGTACGACAATATCGATCTGGAGGAAATTTTCAACAGCAAACGGTTGATGGATAACTACATGAACTGCCTGAAAGACGTGGGACCTTGCACACCGGACGGCCGCGAGCTGAAAG ATAACCTTCCCGATGCGCTGATGAGCGATTGTGCAAAATGCTCCGAAAAGCAGCGCGTCGGCTCGGACAAGGTGATCAGGTTCATCATCACAAACCGGCCGGACGATTTCGCGATCCTCGAGCAGCTGTACGATCCGACCGGCGAGTACCGGCGGAAGTACATGCAGTCGGACGCGCTGGCCGACCACGTGAAGCACCACCAGGAAGAAGATAACGCAGGCGGCAGCGGCGACGACGGAGACATTGAGACCGTGGCGGCTGCCCACGCAACCGACCATAACACGGTACCATCGTCTCAAGATCATGATCACGCCGAAGGACAAACGGATACGGAGTGA